A window of Ranitomeya variabilis isolate aRanVar5 chromosome 2, aRanVar5.hap1, whole genome shotgun sequence contains these coding sequences:
- the LOC143806122 gene encoding uncharacterized protein LOC143806122 isoform X3, producing the protein MTAEDYTVVKKSDKHVTPGVPPCVSGGRSTTQDTVVSPPHQSLIYENGNAQKIIQLSNKITELLSGEVPVRCQDVTVYLSMEEWEYMEGHKDQYKDVLMEDPRPLTPPDEHSRDDSPEDYARLSDSPHGSEDIHDVADDDQGEDLINSTAELIVKEEDDLCMTTYGEDTEDFSAADYFYADNVDGHIPTYGEVKVELSDTSGEHSFLPHPSYICTDQPFDSKETFYDHSEKGKSFQCFECKKCFKQKFNLMAHIRTHNDNRAISCSECGRCFTRKASLVSHERIHTGEKPFSCATCGKCFAWKTSLVSHERIHIKEKPFSCSDCGKGFMHRSRLVMHQRIHNGEKPFSCADCGRRFTHKSVLVEHQKSHTGEQPFSCSECGTGFDHKYRLVMHQRIHSREKLFSCSECGKGFRRKSSFIRHQIVHTGERPFSCSQCGQCFTQKWHLISHYRIHMGEKL; encoded by the exons gattacacCGTAGTGAAGAAGTCGGATAAACATGTGACCCCCGGTGTCCCTCCCTGTGTGTCAGGAGGACGGAGCACAACCCAGGACACAGTCGTGTCCCCTCCTCATCAGTCACTTATATATGAGAACGGGAACGCACAGAAGATaatacaactgagcaacaagatcactgagctgctgagcggagag GTCCCTGTGAGGTGTCAGGACGTCACcgtctatctctccatggaggagtgggagtatatgGAAGGACACAAGGACCAGTACAAGGACGTCCTGATGGAGGACCCCCGGCCCCTCACACCACCGG ATGAGCACAGCAGAGATGATTCTCCAGAGGATTACGCCAGGCTTTCTGATTCTCCGCACGGTTCAGAGGACATTCACGATGTCGCAGATGATGATCAG ggtgaagatctgattaATAGTACAGCTGAATTGATAGTAAAAGAAGAGGACGACCTATGTATGACGACCTATGGAGAAGATACTGAAGATTTCAGCGCAG CAGATTATTTCTACGCCGACAATGTAGACGGACACATCCCTACATATGGAGAGGTTAAAGTAGAACTTTCAGATACATCTGGAGAACATTCCTTTCTTCCACATCCTTCATATATATGCACAGATCAGCCATTTGATTCCAAGGAAACTTTTTATGATCATTCCGAGAAAGGCAAATCTTTCCAATGTTTTGagtgtaaaaaatgttttaaacagaagttTAACCTTATGGCACATATTAGGACTCACAATGACAACAGGGCAATTTCTTGTTCTGAATGTGGGAGATGTTTCACTAGGAAAGCAAGTCTTGTTTCCCATGAGAGAatccacacgggggagaagccattctcatgtgctacatgtgggaaatgtttcgctTGGAAAACAAGTCTTGTTTCCCATGAAAGAATCCATATCAAGGAGAAGCCATTCTCTTGTTCTGATTGTGGGAAAGGATTTATGCATAGGTCGCGTCTTGTGATGCATCAGAGGATCCACAACGGGGAGAAGCCATTCTCATGTGCAGATTGTGGGAGACGTTTTACCCATAAATCAGTTCTTGTAgaacatcaaaaatcccacaccGGGGAGCAGCCGTTTTCATGTTCTGAGTGCGGGACAGGATTTGACCACAAGTATCGCCTTGTGATGCATCAGAGGATCCACTCAAGGGAGAAGCTGttctcatgttctgaatgtggtaaAGGGTTTAGGCGAAAGTCAAGCTTTATTAGACATCAGATAGTTCATACGGGGGAACGCCCATTTTCATGTTCGCAGTGTGGGCAATGTTTTACCCAGAAGTGGCACCTTATCAGTCATTATAGAATTCACATGGGGGAGAAGCTGTAA